AGAGTCACTGTTCATATTTCTGAATGAGTATGACTCAAAGTTCATTTCAAGAATCTGATCATCAGAAATGCCCATTTCTTTCAGGTGGAGAGTCATTAGTTTTAGCAGGCTGGATTTGCCACATCTTCGTATTCCAGTAATAACCTTGACAGGTTCGGTATCCTGGAAAGCAATAATTTTGTTCAAATATAAATCTCTTTTTTTAAGTTCGTGGGTATCGATCATTTGACATTCCTCCTTGCTATATATTCTGGGAAAAGTATAGCATAAATTATAAAAAAAATAAAGTTTATGCACTCAAGTGCAAAAACTTTTAAAAATTTACATTTTTTGCACTTGAAATACAGAATGCTGGCTGAGCTAATGCGAAGGAGACTACATATAAAATGCTTGACAAATAAACGACAGTTTACCAACATGAAGTAAACGGTCGTTTATTATACAGAGTTGAATATGCTGATACGGAGGGACGTGTACTATATGGAAGAAACTAAAGTCACAAGAGATACTAAGGAAGAGATATTGATAACGGCACTTCACAGATTTGCCAGAGATGGCTATGAGGCGGTGTCGGTGAGCCAGATAGCGGGTGATCTTGGGATTACAAAAGGTGCACTGTACCGACATTATAAGAATAAGCGGGATATATTCGATCATATTGTCGCGAGGATGGAACAGGGTGACAGTGATCAGGCGGAAAGTCATGACATGCCGGAGGGCGATAAAGAGAGCATGCCGGAAAAGTATGAAGAGGTATCACTGGATGACTTTGTGCAGTACAGCAGGTCTATGTTCGAGTACTGGACAGAGGATGATTTTGCCTCTTCTTTCAGAAAACTGCTTGTGGTAGAACAGTTCCGCAGTGCAGAGATGCAGGCTCTGTATCAGCAGTATCTTGTGGCGGGACCTGTCGGTTATGTAAAGGACCTGTTCAAGAGCATGGGAATCAAAGGCGCAAGGAGGAAGGCTGCACAGTTTTATGCGATCATGTTCCTGTACTATAGCCTTTATGATGGAGCGTCCGACAGGAAAAAGATAAAGAAACAATTTGGCCAGGCAATAAGTGAATTTGCCAAAAACTTACAGGTTTGATTTTAAATTTTCGTTGTTTGGTGATCGGCAGAAGGAGGTAGATGGAATGAATGATCATGGGGATATCAGCCAGGTCAGACATAGTGAAGATCTGGTTATACGATTGGAAAAAGAGGATGAATACCGGAAAGTCGAGAATCTGGTGCGGAATAGTTTTTGGAATGTGTATCGTCCCGGCTGTCTGGAACACTATGTGCTTGATCAGCTGAGAAATGACAGTGCATTTGTCCCAGAACTGGATTTTGTAATGCTGTTAAATGGAGAAATCATCGGGCAGAACATGTTTATGAGGGCGGAAATAACAGCGGATGATGGAAGAAGTATTCGGGTTATGACGATGGGCCCTATATGCATAAAGAATGAACTTAAGCGTAAGGGATACGGGAAGATCCTACTTGACTATTCACTGCAGAAAGTTGCAGAACTTGGCTGCGGAAGAATTCGACAGGCAGTTTCCATATAAAGAGAAAAAGACACTGCCCGGACAGATATTTTCATAAGGGGGACCCGCCGTAAAATAAAAGAAAATTGTTACTAAAGATCGCAAAGTTGCAAAAACCATCGAAAAAAGGTTGGAAAAGTTGCAAAAATCACCGCGAAAAGGTTGGAAAAGTTGCAAAAAATTGCTATCATAGGGATAGAAAAGTTGCAAAAGCAGTATGTGGGGTGATTTTATGCTGGAAAGATCGGCAAAAAAATATATAGATTCATGGATTCAGAGCGGCAGGGATGCTTTGCTCATAACTGGAGTAAGACAGATCGGTAAGACATATCTTATAAAAGAATGCCTCAGAGAAAGTGGAGTTCCATATGTGGAATTGAATTTTATTGACCAACCAGAGCTTGTCACATTATTTGACGGTGCCAGAGATGCAAAGGATCTGCTTATGAGACTTAGCCTGGTGACTAAACAGCCTCTTGAGAAAGGTCATACGATCATATTTTTGGATGAGGTGCAGGAGTTTAAAGATATAGTGACAAGAGTGAAGTTTCTGGTGGAAGATGGGAGCTACAGGTATATCATGAGCGGTTCGCTTTTGGGCGTAGAGCTGAATGACCTCAGATCTGCACCGGTTGGATATCTGCGTGTATGCGATATGTATCCGATGGATCTGTGCGAATTTATGGTTTCTGTTGGTGTGAATCAGAATGTGATCGACACACTGAAGGAATGCTTTATGCAGAGGCTGCCAGTTGACTCGTTTGTACATGAAAAAATGATTGATGTATTTAATCTGTATCTTATCGTGGGCGGAATGCCGGAGGCGGTCAATACCTATGTGGAGACAAATGATCTTGCGAAGGTAGCGGAGGTACATGAAAAGATAGTTAGATTATATAAGAGTGATTTTACAAAGTATGAGACAAGATACAAGCTGAAACTGCAGGAGATATATGATGCTATGCCGGGACAGCTTGATCAGAAAAATAAACGGTTCCAGATCAATAGTATAGGTAAAGGTCTCAGTTATGACAGGGTTGCAAATGATTTCCTGTGGCTTAAGGATGCTGGGGTTGCGATACCGGTCTATAATATAAGTGAGCCGAAACTTCCACTTGTGATCAGTGAGAATAGGAATCTATTTAAACTATTTTTCTCCGATGTAGGGCTGCTGACAAGTAGGTATTCGGATCAGGTAAAAATGGCGATACTGAATAAAGAAAAGTCTATAAACAATGGTGCGCTATTTGAAAATGTGGTTTCTCAGGAACTACTCAGCAAAGGTCATAAAGAATATTATTTTAACAGCAAAAAGCAGGGGGAGCTTGATTTTGTAATAGAACTGAATGGAAAAGTAGTCCCACTGGAGATAAAATCGGGCAAGGATTACAAAAGGCACTCTGCATTGTGCAATGTTTTAGCTGATGAAAATTACGGAATAGAATATGCATATGTTTTTTCGGAGGGAAACGTAGAGGTCAGCGGCAAAAAAGTATATTTGCCAATATATATGATGATGTTTCTGGAAAACGAAAAGATGGTTGATACGATATATAAACTTGATCTATCTGGGTTGACGTTCGATAAGGATATGTAGCATCAGTTTTCGCCTGTTGACGAGCCGATGTTAAAAAAATAGGAGAGACAGCATGAAGATAAAGATGTGCGGAATCACGACCCCGGCCGATGTGGCCGCGGTGAATGAAGTGAGACCTGATTATATAGGAATGGTGATGTATTTCCCGAAATCAAAGAGAAATGTCAGTGCAGAGGCTGCGCGCATGTTACTCGAAGAACTGAAGGAAGAAGTTAAGAAGGTTGCAGTGGTGGTATCCCCGGATGCGGATCAGATAGCGGAGATAGCAGCGCTGGGATTTGATGTTATCCAGATTCATGGACAGGCCAGCGATGAGCTTATAGAGAGTGCGCATTTGCCTGTATGGAAGGCGTTCAATGTGAAGGATATGGATATGTACCCACATTATCAAAGCCTTTCGAATGTTGCAGGTTATGTGTTCGATGCCGGTGAACCTGGAAGTGGCAAGACATTTGACTGGAACAGTTTGACGGATATCGACAGAGATGGAAGGCTGTTTGTGCTTGCCGGAGGTCTCACGCCGGACAATGTGCGGCGAGCGATAGAGCAGGTACATCCTGACGTAGTCGATGTGTCATCTGGCATAGAGTACGATGTGGTAGAAGGCGTTCAAAAACCGGGCAAGGATCCGGAGAAGATGCGCCTGATGAAGAGGAATATCGCTGCTTGGCAGATTTCTGGTAAATCTGATAATTGATTCTCACTAATCACAGTCAAAATGGTGAAAAAGATACAAAATTGTATCTAAATACTCATATAAGCGGAAAAAAGGACAAAGTTTGGAGACTTTGTCCTTTTTCATGAGATAAACTTAATTTAGCGATAATTTTGTATCTATTTCACGTGCATGGTAAATCCAAATTCCCACTCATCCTCGTCAAATCTGTATTTCTCATCAAGCTCGGGGCCGCAGCTGTTGGAGCCGATTCCGTTCTGGCGATAGTCTATGCACAGGACGGATTTGCCGCTCTCCGGCAGCTCGTAGTTGTGGGCTGCTTTGGTCAGTTCCTCTGCGGTGTAAGGCGAGGCGTTCATTGAAAATGGCACAGCGGATGTCACGGTTATGCTGTGGGCTGTTGTAGCTGCGATCGTTTCGGCTGTCTGCGCATTGCAAATGCTCTGATATGATGAACCGTTGACAAAGTTATTTTTGTCGGAGCTATTCCTGTCAGACTCGTCGCTTGCTCCAGGGGCACTGACCTGAACAAGGCTACAGTCAAAGTGGCTTCCATTTTCCTGCGGCATGATATAGTCCTCGTGCATCTCGTCAATGGATGCAGAAAATGAGCCATGCCAGCTTGCATGGTGCTTGTCGATATAACTCTCGTATGGCCCCATACCGATATAATTTACATTTCGCATATCTTCTCTCAAAATCATCCTCACGCCGAATCTTGGGAGCGTAGGGAATTCAGCATTTTTCTTTACATGCATTTTTGATTTTATAGTTCCTTCAGGTGTTATTATCCATTCAGCGTTTATCCTCAGAACAGGCTGTACCGTTGGTGCTGAGAGGCTTGACGTGCACGATATCACGGCACATCCATCTTTTATAATGCAGCCAGTCTCATATGTCCTTTCGGATATCATGTCATAGTGGGCTCTTAACCACTCGTTCTTGATATTTCTGTCGTTGTCTGTAGGCGCGCGCCAGATGGTCTTATCGCACGGAGCAGCGAGAAGTTCCTGACCATTCACCGCAATACCTGCAAAGTTTCCTGTGTTCCTGTCAAATGTATATTCAAAATCTTTACCCTTGATAACAAATTCTTTGTCGCTCTCCGATATATGAAGGCGGGTAGAAGCTGTATCCTGAGCGGCTAGATCTTGTTCTGTCAAATTCTGCGTTTTGTCAATAGCCTGCGCCTTGTCCATAGTCTGCGCCTTGTCCAAAGCTGATGTTTTATCCAGAATCTCGTCTGTATTCTGCTTTGGTGAGTCAAGTTCAACTTCATCGAATCCAAGCACATCACCTTCCTTGATAAATGCACTGCCTACAGCTGCCTTATATATCACACGGAGGAATGCTCTATGTGGAATCATATCCTTTATGCAGGCTTTATCACTGAAACGCTCAGCGATACTAGAGCAATCGGCAGCAGTTGAGCTGCCTGAATTATCAGAACCATTGATTGTGGATAGGTTATGCATAAAGTTCTGCATTTCCGTAATAAGTCCTAGGCTGACAGTCCCATCGCCGTGAGGTGCCACGGAAGGAACATCAATATTCCCGGATATAACTACCTGTCCATCACAAGTGACCTCATAGCTCATAGTGAGGTAATCCCTGATGTCAGTGAAATCCAGATAATTGTGCAGCGTCAGAATTCCATTTGCCCCATCATAGTTAGCGATCCTGGCCGGACGGTGGATATTCTTGAATTCAAGCAGCCCGGTGTGCGGCCTGCGGTCAGGATAGACCAGGCCATCCATACAGAAATTGCCATCGTGGATAGTCTCGCCGTTGTCGCCTCCGTAGGCGTACATAGCCTTGCCGTTTGCCGCCTTGCCCCTGTATATGGCGTGGTCGCACCACTCCCACACAAATCCTCCGCAGGTGGTTTCGTGGCTGTCGAAGAACTGGAAGTAGTCCTCCAGATCTCCGGGACCGTTGCCCATGGCATGGCAGTATTCGCACAGAATGTAAGGCTTGTCGCCGTCACCATCTATATATTCAGCCATCTCGGATATGGATGGATACATTCTGCTGTAGAGATCCAGATTACTGTAATCGTATTTTCTCTTGCCGTCTGTATATTGGGCACTCTCGTAGTGGGTGAGACGGGAACTGTCATAGGACTTGACCCATGCCAGAGCCTCCTCAAATGTCACGCCGTATGCGCTCTCATTTCCCATGGACCAAATGACTACGCTGGCACGGTTCTTGTCCCTGATGACGCAGTGCATGATACGGTCAAGAATGGATTCACAGAATTCAGGGTTGTTGGCTATCGGCTCATTCCACCTTGCTGCTTTGTTATCCCAATTGTTATCCGAATAGAATAATTCGCTTGGACCGTGTGCCTCTATGTCAGCCTCGTCTATCACATAGAATCCGTATTCGTCGCAGAGCTCATAGAAATAAGGCACATTTGGATAGTGGCTGGTCCTTATGGCGTTGACATTGTGCTGCTTCATGAGAGACATATCCCTGATGATCTGTTCTCTGCTGATTGTAAAACCTGTCACAGGGTCGGAGTCGTGCCTGTTCACTCCGTGGAATTTGATAGGCATGCCGTTGATATACACGATCTTATTCTCTATGGTTATCTCCCTGATTCCTATCCTGTCAGTGATGACCTCTCCGGCGCATCTGATGATGACAGTGTAGAGGAATGGTCTTTCTGCATTCCACAGAACAGGAGAGTCAATCGATAAAGTAATACTGTTGGAGCTGGCTGTGGTTTTAATCTCGGCTGCATTGGTATTGGTACCGCCCTGGGCGCAAATTTCACGTTTTACACAGCCTGATGAACATATGTTGCCATCGGCGTCCAGAATAGTAACTTCAATATCAACATTTGAATCAGCGCCTTTATCAACCACTGTTTCCGGTTTTGATGAAAAACGGTCTTCAACGCAGGAATATTCTGTAAATGCTGTGAAGTCTATTGTTACATCTGCCTTAGTTGGATCCTTTATATCGTCACAGCTGGTCTTTATAAAATAGTCGTATACAGCGCCCTCGGAGCGTTTCAGGATATATACATCCCTGAAAATACCGCTCATGCGGAACTTATCCTGATCCTCAAGATAGCTTCCGTCGCACCATTTGAGGACCAACACGCAGAGCCTGTTGGAGCCGTTTCTTATGAATTCGGTTATGTCAAATTCACTGGTTGAGTGGGACACCTGGCTGTAGCCAACATACCTGCCGTTGAGCCATACATAGAAACAGGAATCAACACCCTCAAAGTTCAAGTGCGCGAGTGGGGCGTCCTCGTTCTGATCGTAGATAAAGTCAGTCACATATGCTCCGCAAGGGTTGTCCTTTGGCACATAAGGCGGATCAAATGCAAATGGATACCTGACATTGGTGTACTGGTGATAGTCGTATCCGTGCATCTGCCATACTGATGGAACCGGAATATCATCGAAACCGGATATATCATATCCCTCACTGTAGAATTCGTCTTGAAGCTTGTAAATGCTGTCGTAGTAGCGGAACTTCCAGGTTCCATTCAGAAACTGTACTCTGTCCGAGTGATCCCTTGCATCAAGTGGTGTGCTGTATGCTTTCTCTGCTGGAATGTAGTAATTCCTCTCTGACATGGTGTTTTCATGCAAAATATGCAGATTTTCGTAGTGACGCGGAATGATCATAACAATACCTCCTGTGGTTGATTTAATATATAAAACGTTGTACATTCGTCATTTGTTAGATATATTATAAGATAATGTCACATGAACAGTCCATGCATATAATGAGACAAAATATTCATATTATGATACCGTTCAGAGACTTGCAAAATCATGGTACGACATACGGGCTGTGCTTGCACAAGGGAGTATGTCGTACCATGATTTTATAAGGCGGATACGCCGCACCCTGCAAGGGGGACTTGCAGGGTGAAAGTCTCTGAACAGACAAAGAGGAAAAGGGTAGAGACATACGGACTTACACAAATAGTGTAAAAAACAAAAGAAAGGAGCCGCACATGTACACAAACTCAGCCTACATCCACAATTCTCTGTTAGACATAGTGGATAAGAGCAAACCAATCATAATAACAAGCTGCGGAACTTACAAGCTGTATACGCAGAAGGAGTTTACAACCTACAGACCAAAAGGGCGAAAAGATTATCAGCTAATATACGTGGCGGCGGGTAAAGCACATTTTGAGATAGACGGAAAGGATATGATTGCCTGCCCCGGAAATATGGTTATCTACAGACCAAGACAGATGCAGAGGTATGTGTATTACGGGGACGAACACACGGAAGTATTCTGGGTGCATTTCACCGGGGGAGAGGTGAAGCAGACACTCAGGCGATACGGAATAAATGACGATGTGAATATGTTCTATGGTGGAGACCATGCTGAGTACAGAACCCTGTTCAAACAGATGATACAGGAATTGCAGCTCTGCCGGGATGACTACGAGGAGATGCTGGAATACATATTCAGACAGATACTCATATCAGTACACAGACAGCAGGGACAGGATGATT
This sequence is a window from Coprococcus eutactus. Protein-coding genes within it:
- a CDS encoding phosphoribosylanthranilate isomerase — translated: MKIKMCGITTPADVAAVNEVRPDYIGMVMYFPKSKRNVSAEAARMLLEELKEEVKKVAVVVSPDADQIAEIAALGFDVIQIHGQASDELIESAHLPVWKAFNVKDMDMYPHYQSLSNVAGYVFDAGEPGSGKTFDWNSLTDIDRDGRLFVLAGGLTPDNVRRAIEQVHPDVVDVSSGIEYDVVEGVQKPGKDPEKMRLMKRNIAAWQISGKSDN
- a CDS encoding TetR/AcrR family transcriptional regulator; translation: MEETKVTRDTKEEILITALHRFARDGYEAVSVSQIAGDLGITKGALYRHYKNKRDIFDHIVARMEQGDSDQAESHDMPEGDKESMPEKYEEVSLDDFVQYSRSMFEYWTEDDFASSFRKLLVVEQFRSAEMQALYQQYLVAGPVGYVKDLFKSMGIKGARRKAAQFYAIMFLYYSLYDGASDRKKIKKQFGQAISEFAKNLQV
- a CDS encoding GNAT family N-acetyltransferase is translated as MNDHGDISQVRHSEDLVIRLEKEDEYRKVENLVRNSFWNVYRPGCLEHYVLDQLRNDSAFVPELDFVMLLNGEIIGQNMFMRAEITADDGRSIRVMTMGPICIKNELKRKGYGKILLDYSLQKVAELGCGRIRQAVSI
- a CDS encoding glycoside hydrolase family 2 TIM barrel-domain containing protein, translating into MIIPRHYENLHILHENTMSERNYYIPAEKAYSTPLDARDHSDRVQFLNGTWKFRYYDSIYKLQDEFYSEGYDISGFDDIPVPSVWQMHGYDYHQYTNVRYPFAFDPPYVPKDNPCGAYVTDFIYDQNEDAPLAHLNFEGVDSCFYVWLNGRYVGYSQVSHSTSEFDITEFIRNGSNRLCVLVLKWCDGSYLEDQDKFRMSGIFRDVYILKRSEGAVYDYFIKTSCDDIKDPTKADVTIDFTAFTEYSCVEDRFSSKPETVVDKGADSNVDIEVTILDADGNICSSGCVKREICAQGGTNTNAAEIKTTASSNSITLSIDSPVLWNAERPFLYTVIIRCAGEVITDRIGIREITIENKIVYINGMPIKFHGVNRHDSDPVTGFTISREQIIRDMSLMKQHNVNAIRTSHYPNVPYFYELCDEYGFYVIDEADIEAHGPSELFYSDNNWDNKAARWNEPIANNPEFCESILDRIMHCVIRDKNRASVVIWSMGNESAYGVTFEEALAWVKSYDSSRLTHYESAQYTDGKRKYDYSNLDLYSRMYPSISEMAEYIDGDGDKPYILCEYCHAMGNGPGDLEDYFQFFDSHETTCGGFVWEWCDHAIYRGKAANGKAMYAYGGDNGETIHDGNFCMDGLVYPDRRPHTGLLEFKNIHRPARIANYDGANGILTLHNYLDFTDIRDYLTMSYEVTCDGQVVISGNIDVPSVAPHGDGTVSLGLITEMQNFMHNLSTINGSDNSGSSTAADCSSIAERFSDKACIKDMIPHRAFLRVIYKAAVGSAFIKEGDVLGFDEVELDSPKQNTDEILDKTSALDKAQTMDKAQAIDKTQNLTEQDLAAQDTASTRLHISESDKEFVIKGKDFEYTFDRNTGNFAGIAVNGQELLAAPCDKTIWRAPTDNDRNIKNEWLRAHYDMISERTYETGCIIKDGCAVISCTSSLSAPTVQPVLRINAEWIITPEGTIKSKMHVKKNAEFPTLPRFGVRMILREDMRNVNYIGMGPYESYIDKHHASWHGSFSASIDEMHEDYIMPQENGSHFDCSLVQVSAPGASDESDRNSSDKNNFVNGSSYQSICNAQTAETIAATTAHSITVTSAVPFSMNASPYTAEELTKAAHNYELPESGKSVLCIDYRQNGIGSNSCGPELDEKYRFDEDEWEFGFTMHVK
- a CDS encoding ATP-binding protein, whose amino-acid sequence is MWGDFMLERSAKKYIDSWIQSGRDALLITGVRQIGKTYLIKECLRESGVPYVELNFIDQPELVTLFDGARDAKDLLMRLSLVTKQPLEKGHTIIFLDEVQEFKDIVTRVKFLVEDGSYRYIMSGSLLGVELNDLRSAPVGYLRVCDMYPMDLCEFMVSVGVNQNVIDTLKECFMQRLPVDSFVHEKMIDVFNLYLIVGGMPEAVNTYVETNDLAKVAEVHEKIVRLYKSDFTKYETRYKLKLQEIYDAMPGQLDQKNKRFQINSIGKGLSYDRVANDFLWLKDAGVAIPVYNISEPKLPLVISENRNLFKLFFSDVGLLTSRYSDQVKMAILNKEKSINNGALFENVVSQELLSKGHKEYYFNSKKQGELDFVIELNGKVVPLEIKSGKDYKRHSALCNVLADENYGIEYAYVFSEGNVEVSGKKVYLPIYMMMFLENEKMVDTIYKLDLSGLTFDKDM
- a CDS encoding AraC family transcriptional regulator, with the translated sequence MYTNSAYIHNSLLDIVDKSKPIIITSCGTYKLYTQKEFTTYRPKGRKDYQLIYVAAGKAHFEIDGKDMIACPGNMVIYRPRQMQRYVYYGDEHTEVFWVHFTGGEVKQTLRRYGINDDVNMFYGGDHAEYRTLFKQMIQELQLCRDDYEEMLEYIFRQILISVHRQQGQDDSPNVSAMAEEMDRAAGYFGEHYNEEIVVEDYANEYNMSVSWFIRNFRQRIGTTPTQYIMAKRIANAQMLLESSDYNMTEIAKIVGYDNPLYFSRVFKKEKGMSPMEYRKSIRR